Proteins encoded together in one Deinococcus irradiatisoli window:
- the groL gene encoding chaperonin GroEL (60 kDa chaperone family; promotes refolding of misfolded polypeptides especially under stressful conditions; forms two stacked rings of heptamers to form a barrel-shaped 14mer; ends can be capped by GroES; misfolded proteins enter the barrel where they are refolded when GroES binds), with product MAKQLIFDESARRSLERGVNAVANAVKVTLGPRGRNVVIEKKFGSPTITKDGVTVAKEVELEDKLENIGAQLLKEVASKTNDITGDGTTTATVLGQAIVKEGLRNVAAGANPLALKRGIDKAVQVAIDEIKKLAVPVEDSSAIKKVAGISANDETVGQEIANAMDKVGKEGVITIEESKGFDTEVDVVEGMQFDKGFINPYFVTNAEKMEAVLEDPYILINEKKISNLKDLLPVLEKVAQTGRPLLIIAEDVEGEALATLVVNKLRGTLNIAAVKAPGFGDRRKEMLRDIAAVTGGQLVTEDLGYKLENTTLDMLGSAKRIRITKDETTIIDGLGDQSEIEARVNAIKGELDNTDSDYAREKLQERLAKLAGGVAVIRVGAATETELKEKKHRYEDALSTARSAVEEGIVSGGGTTLLRIIPAVRKAAEGLVGDEATGARILIRALEEPARQIAINAGEEGSVIVNAVINSDKPRYGFNAATGEYVDDMIAAGIVDPAKVTRTALQNAASIGALILTTEAIVADRPEKPQQGGQNAGGGMGGGDMGGMDF from the coding sequence ATGGCCAAACAACTTATTTTTGACGAATCCGCCCGCCGCAGTCTGGAACGTGGCGTCAACGCCGTCGCCAACGCCGTCAAGGTGACGCTGGGGCCCCGTGGCCGCAACGTGGTCATCGAGAAGAAATTCGGCAGCCCCACCATCACCAAGGACGGCGTGACGGTCGCCAAGGAAGTCGAGCTGGAAGACAAGCTCGAGAACATCGGCGCCCAGCTGCTTAAGGAAGTCGCCAGCAAGACCAACGACATCACCGGTGACGGCACCACCACCGCCACGGTGCTGGGCCAGGCCATCGTGAAAGAAGGCCTGCGCAACGTCGCCGCCGGCGCCAACCCGCTGGCCCTCAAGCGCGGCATCGACAAGGCCGTGCAGGTCGCCATCGACGAGATCAAGAAGCTGGCCGTGCCGGTGGAAGACTCCAGCGCCATCAAGAAGGTCGCCGGCATCAGCGCCAACGACGAAACCGTCGGCCAGGAAATCGCCAACGCGATGGACAAGGTCGGCAAGGAAGGCGTTATCACCATCGAGGAGTCCAAGGGCTTCGACACCGAAGTGGACGTCGTCGAGGGCATGCAGTTCGACAAGGGCTTCATCAACCCCTACTTCGTGACCAACGCCGAGAAGATGGAAGCGGTCCTGGAAGACCCCTACATCCTGATCAACGAGAAGAAGATCAGCAACCTCAAGGACCTGCTCCCGGTGCTGGAGAAGGTCGCCCAGACCGGCCGCCCGCTGCTGATCATCGCCGAGGACGTCGAAGGCGAAGCGCTGGCCACCCTGGTGGTCAACAAGCTGCGCGGCACCTTGAACATCGCTGCCGTGAAGGCGCCGGGCTTCGGTGATCGCCGCAAGGAAATGCTGCGCGACATCGCGGCCGTGACCGGCGGCCAGCTGGTGACCGAGGACCTCGGCTACAAGCTGGAGAACACCACCCTGGACATGCTGGGCAGCGCCAAGCGCATCCGCATCACCAAGGACGAGACCACCATCATCGACGGCCTGGGCGACCAGAGCGAGATCGAAGCGCGCGTCAACGCCATCAAGGGCGAACTCGACAACACCGACAGCGACTATGCCCGCGAGAAGCTCCAGGAGCGCCTCGCCAAGCTGGCCGGCGGTGTGGCCGTGATCCGTGTGGGCGCGGCGACCGAGACCGAACTCAAGGAAAAGAAGCACCGTTACGAGGACGCTCTCTCCACCGCCCGCTCGGCCGTGGAAGAAGGCATCGTCTCGGGCGGCGGCACCACCCTGCTGCGGATCATCCCGGCCGTACGCAAGGCGGCCGAGGGTCTGGTCGGTGACGAAGCCACCGGCGCACGCATCCTGATCCGCGCCCTGGAAGAGCCGGCCCGCCAGATCGCCATCAACGCCGGCGAGGAAGGCAGCGTCATCGTCAACGCCGTGATCAACAGCGACAAGCCGCGCTACGGCTTCAACGCCGCGACCGGCGAGTACGTGGACGACATGATCGCCGCCGGCATCGTCGACCCGGCCAAGGTGACCCGCACCGCCCTGCAGAACGCCGCCAGCATCGGCGCGCTGATCCTGACCACCGAGGCCATCGTGGCCGACCGTCCCGAGAAGCCTCAGCAAGGCGGCCAGAACGCCGGCGGCGGCATGGGCGGCGGCGACATGGGCGGCATGGACTTCTAA
- a CDS encoding DUF7079 family protein, whose protein sequence is MTPDLSLSRRDLPRRRAWLALSELFLDSELESADVRRLAQQLRASGFTLTELEHLLSAEVAPVLGGNLLSVAGVWNGFDPDWLEGQILARRGRGRWLGRLSVRLIQDDWQRLKAAFLAGEIKEPSAQ, encoded by the coding sequence ATGACGCCGGACCTTTCCCTGAGCCGCCGCGACTTGCCACGCCGCCGCGCCTGGCTGGCCCTCTCGGAACTGTTTCTGGACAGCGAACTGGAGTCGGCGGACGTCCGCCGACTCGCGCAGCAGCTCCGCGCCTCAGGATTCACTCTGACCGAGCTGGAGCACCTCCTCAGTGCGGAAGTGGCGCCGGTCCTGGGCGGCAACCTGCTGAGCGTGGCTGGCGTGTGGAACGGTTTCGACCCGGACTGGCTCGAAGGGCAGATTCTGGCACGGCGCGGCAGAGGCCGCTGGCTGGGTCGCCTGTCGGTCCGGCTGATTCAGGACGACTGGCAGCGGCTGAAAGCAGCGTTTTTGGCCGGAGAGATTAAGGAGCCTTCGGCCCAGTGA
- a CDS encoding glycoside hydrolase family 16 protein, whose amino-acid sequence MLTFSVRPVLARAVLLTTLTLPMSLAAQVNPSLQPIPIDPAWTLVWSDDFNGKAGTQPAETFWNYDIGNEDASGWGNRELEYYTRDAANVRLDGQGNLEIRALKNTADLWCFNGDACPYTSARLNTRGKVEAQYGKFEARIQVPAGVGYWPAFWMLGMGEGSWPANGEIDIMEWLGRTPTTIYGTLHGPGYAADKGLSTPHELPQPASNAFHTFTVVKRPDEIVWLLDGQPYKRVTPQDIPAGTAWVFDRPFYLLLNLAVGGNWSGPVGPKTTFPGVMKVDYVRIWKAAN is encoded by the coding sequence ATGCTCACGTTTTCTGTGCGTCCTGTGTTGGCCCGCGCCGTGCTGCTCACCACCCTCACCCTGCCCATGTCGCTGGCGGCGCAGGTCAACCCTTCCCTTCAGCCCATTCCCATCGACCCGGCCTGGACGCTGGTGTGGAGTGACGACTTCAACGGCAAGGCCGGAACACAGCCGGCCGAGACCTTCTGGAACTACGACATCGGCAACGAGGACGCCAGCGGCTGGGGCAACCGCGAGCTGGAGTACTACACTCGCGACGCGGCCAATGTGCGCCTGGACGGTCAGGGCAACCTCGAAATCCGCGCCCTCAAGAACACCGCCGATCTATGGTGCTTCAATGGAGACGCCTGCCCCTACACCTCGGCCCGGCTCAACACGCGCGGCAAGGTGGAGGCCCAGTACGGCAAGTTCGAAGCCCGGATTCAGGTCCCGGCCGGCGTGGGCTACTGGCCGGCCTTCTGGATGCTGGGCATGGGCGAGGGGTCATGGCCCGCCAACGGTGAAATCGACATCATGGAGTGGCTGGGCCGCACCCCGACCACCATCTACGGCACCCTGCACGGCCCCGGCTACGCCGCCGACAAGGGCCTGAGCACCCCGCACGAATTGCCCCAGCCGGCCTCGAACGCCTTTCATACCTTCACCGTCGTCAAGCGGCCCGACGAGATCGTCTGGCTGCTCGACGGCCAGCCCTACAAGCGGGTCACGCCGCAGGACATTCCGGCGGGCACGGCCTGGGTGTTCGACCGGCCCTTCTACCTGCTGCTCAACCTGGCGGTGGGCGGCAACTGGTCCGGCCCGGTGGGACCCAAGACGACTTTTCCCGGCGTGATGAAAGTCGATTACGTGCGAATCTGGAAAGCTGCGAACTGA
- a CDS encoding FUSC family protein, producing MGRTTLIVRSAFAFEGEKWRPVTALRCALGVAIPIVLAALSGHAAWGVLASTGALNAGLASFGGVFRSRLRLMIGASVMMGLVSVLGLLVGQSVLALTLSAAALSFVLVLYGSLSAAALTISIQGTMVFLVLSGLGLPPSLAWPGGGMVLAGGLLQTLLLTLIWPVSPHFPERQAVARAYRRLERLLLALPQQGDVLADPAPFQEAWDVLNDAGRLAWRGEHAQLRRALRTAEGLRAALVGYARADRDWRAQGASGEAQARQMVQALLSALRQIGREVGRGEAVLAPAARLELETALHGLNLTGAQPLREWAGLMVRLLGDLDGQEDRSGPRAVPGPALSGWPRLKAELATAFQAASLRRLLGRHALKYALAIGLSTWLTRALNVPHGYWLVLTVGVVLRQDYLTTLTRGVARLGGTLVGVLVASLLIWALRPGPEVLGLLSLGAAWLTFALFPTSYAAFSAAITAYVVCSLEAAGVSGGQIAEWRLGLTLLGGVLALAAYLLWPAWQSAQLTGALRDAAQAQLGYVEALQELWRGGSAEQAGLARSQARALRVQAEKIVRAAHLEPGLARRRADMLALNEADAALMQLNANAAWSLSLHARSLHLSPAQAGGVQRELREAAGAAQALCQHLGAAR from the coding sequence ATGGGCCGCACGACGCTGATCGTTCGCAGCGCTTTCGCCTTTGAAGGCGAGAAGTGGCGGCCGGTCACCGCCCTGCGCTGCGCCCTCGGGGTGGCGATTCCCATTGTGCTGGCCGCGCTCAGCGGCCACGCCGCCTGGGGCGTGCTGGCGTCCACCGGGGCGCTCAACGCGGGACTAGCCTCGTTCGGCGGTGTTTTTCGCAGCCGCCTGAGACTGATGATCGGCGCCAGCGTGATGATGGGGCTGGTGTCGGTGCTGGGCCTGCTGGTGGGCCAAAGTGTTCTGGCCCTCACCCTCAGCGCCGCCGCCCTGAGCTTCGTGCTGGTGCTGTACGGCTCGCTGAGCGCGGCGGCGCTGACCATCAGCATTCAGGGCACCATGGTGTTTCTGGTGCTGTCGGGCCTGGGGTTGCCGCCTTCGCTGGCCTGGCCCGGCGGCGGGATGGTGCTGGCCGGCGGGTTGTTGCAAACCCTGCTGCTGACCCTGATCTGGCCGGTCAGCCCGCATTTTCCCGAACGGCAGGCGGTGGCGCGGGCCTACCGACGACTCGAACGCCTGCTGCTGGCCTTGCCGCAGCAGGGGGACGTGCTGGCCGACCCCGCACCGTTTCAGGAAGCCTGGGACGTGCTGAACGACGCGGGCCGCCTGGCCTGGCGCGGTGAGCACGCGCAGCTGCGCCGGGCGCTGCGCACCGCCGAGGGCCTGCGGGCGGCCCTGGTGGGGTACGCCCGCGCCGACCGCGACTGGCGTGCCCAGGGCGCCTCGGGTGAGGCGCAGGCCCGGCAGATGGTTCAGGCACTGCTATCGGCGCTGCGCCAGATCGGGCGCGAAGTGGGACGCGGCGAGGCGGTGCTGGCCCCGGCCGCGCGGCTGGAACTGGAGACGGCCCTGCATGGCCTGAACCTCACCGGTGCCCAGCCGCTGCGCGAATGGGCCGGGCTGATGGTGCGTCTGCTGGGCGACCTGGACGGCCAGGAGGACCGCAGCGGACCGAGGGCCGTGCCCGGCCCGGCGCTGAGCGGCTGGCCGCGCCTGAAGGCCGAGCTGGCGACGGCGTTTCAGGCCGCCTCGCTGCGCCGACTGCTGGGCCGGCACGCCCTCAAGTACGCGCTGGCGATCGGCCTGAGCACCTGGCTGACCCGCGCCCTGAACGTGCCGCACGGCTACTGGCTGGTGCTGACGGTGGGCGTGGTGCTGCGCCAGGACTACCTGACCACCCTGACGCGGGGCGTGGCGCGGCTGGGCGGCACCCTGGTGGGCGTGCTGGTGGCCTCGCTGCTGATCTGGGCGCTGCGGCCCGGGCCGGAGGTGCTGGGCCTGCTGAGCCTGGGCGCGGCCTGGCTGACCTTCGCCTTGTTTCCGACCAGTTACGCGGCGTTCTCGGCGGCCATCACCGCCTACGTGGTGTGCTCGCTGGAAGCGGCGGGGGTCTCCGGCGGGCAGATCGCCGAATGGCGGCTGGGCCTGACCCTGCTGGGCGGCGTGCTGGCGCTGGCGGCCTACCTGCTGTGGCCCGCCTGGCAATCGGCGCAGCTGACGGGTGCCCTTCGGGACGCGGCGCAGGCGCAACTCGGTTACGTCGAAGCGCTGCAAGAACTCTGGCGCGGCGGCAGCGCCGAGCAGGCCGGGCTGGCCCGCAGTCAGGCGCGCGCCCTGAGGGTCCAGGCCGAGAAGATCGTGCGCGCCGCCCATCTGGAGCCGGGTCTGGCGCGGCGCCGCGCCGACATGCTGGCCCTGAATGAAGCCGACGCAGCGCTGATGCAGCTCAACGCCAACGCCGCCTGGTCGCTGTCGCTGCATGCCCGCAGCCTGCACCTTTCACCCGCCCAGGCCGGGGGGGTACAGCGGGAACTTCGGGAAGCGGCCGGAGCAGCGCAGGCCCTGTGTCAGCACCTCGGCGCGGCCCGCTAG
- a CDS encoding DinB family protein yields MPNDPQYPLGGLPQLTDAERVPATLERFAASMEQAVADWRGLVGALTLSDLARTYRPGSWTVRQLTHHVAEGHLHGLIRLKAGLTTDGYTIQPFQQAQTLLLPDAELPVADALGLLDSLNRRWAALLRGVPATEFAREVVHPQEGHQDL; encoded by the coding sequence ATGCCCAACGATCCTCAGTACCCACTGGGAGGCTTGCCCCAGCTCACCGACGCCGAGCGCGTGCCTGCCACCCTGGAGCGTTTCGCCGCTTCGATGGAGCAGGCGGTGGCCGATTGGCGCGGGCTGGTCGGGGCGCTGACGCTCAGCGACCTGGCCCGCACCTACCGTCCGGGCAGCTGGACGGTGCGCCAGCTGACCCACCATGTCGCCGAGGGGCACCTGCACGGGCTGATCCGGCTCAAGGCGGGCCTCACCACCGACGGGTACACCATTCAGCCGTTTCAGCAGGCCCAGACCCTGCTGCTGCCCGACGCGGAGTTGCCGGTGGCCGACGCGCTGGGTCTGCTGGACTCGCTCAACCGGCGCTGGGCGGCCCTGCTGCGCGGCGTTCCGGCTACCGAATTTGCCCGCGAGGTGGTGCATCCGCAAGAAGGGCACCAGGATTTGTAG
- the ftsH gene encoding ATP-dependent zinc metalloprotease FtsH: MKRLNPWLILLFVVALYLMFTNAPIGGRATVDYSTFKNLLGQGQVEQVVSTGDVATVTLKNEAQVPVNVGSGTQDRPLKQFQVRLPNSSATPDTNLTAQLQQQGVSYSYAAPSQWLSLLATFLPILLLFGMMYFFFMRAQGGQNGVMQFGQSKAKRYGKENRVNTKFTDVAGHEEAKRELVEVVDFLKNPAKYHQIGAEIPKGVLLVGPPGTGKTLLARAISGEAEVPFFSVSASEFMEMFVGVGASRVRTLFEDARKSAPAIIFIDEIDSIGRKRGAGIGGGHDEREQTLNQILSEMDGFEKNASVIVLAATNRPDVLDSALLRPGRFDRQVTIDLPNLKEREAILKVHMRNKPLSSGVDVQEIAKSTPYFSGADLKNVVNESALEAARIGKTQIDMSDFYRALDKITLGLENSSLTISEAEKKAIAYHEAGHAVTAAVIPGSDKLQKVSIIPRGRALGAAFYLPEEQVLMSQERLQNQLVVALGGRAAEEVFMGSVTSGAADDFRKSTNIARRMVLEWGMGENFKNMALTTDSGPVFLGEDMAKPKAFSEHTSQLVDEDVKRILQGAYERSKQLVSEYAQAMHDVASELLSKELITGDVVREAVARVNPDLRSPVSLGKN; this comes from the coding sequence TTGAAGCGTTTAAATCCGTGGCTGATCTTGCTGTTCGTCGTGGCCCTGTACCTCATGTTCACCAACGCGCCCATCGGGGGCCGCGCCACGGTGGATTACAGCACCTTCAAAAACCTGCTCGGTCAGGGTCAGGTCGAGCAGGTCGTCTCGACCGGCGACGTGGCGACCGTGACCCTCAAAAACGAAGCCCAGGTGCCGGTCAATGTCGGCAGCGGCACCCAGGACCGGCCGCTCAAGCAGTTCCAGGTGCGGCTGCCCAACAGCTCGGCCACGCCCGACACCAACCTGACCGCGCAGCTCCAGCAGCAGGGCGTGAGCTACAGCTACGCCGCGCCCAGCCAGTGGCTGAGCCTGCTGGCGACCTTCCTGCCGATTTTGCTGCTCTTCGGCATGATGTACTTCTTCTTCATGCGCGCCCAGGGCGGCCAGAACGGCGTGATGCAGTTCGGGCAAAGCAAGGCCAAGCGCTACGGCAAGGAAAACCGGGTCAACACCAAGTTCACCGATGTGGCCGGGCACGAGGAAGCCAAGCGCGAACTCGTCGAGGTCGTGGACTTCCTGAAAAATCCTGCCAAGTACCACCAGATCGGCGCCGAGATTCCCAAGGGCGTGCTCCTGGTCGGCCCTCCCGGCACCGGTAAAACCCTGCTGGCCCGCGCCATCTCCGGCGAGGCCGAGGTGCCGTTCTTCTCGGTAAGCGCCTCCGAGTTCATGGAGATGTTCGTGGGCGTCGGCGCCAGCCGGGTCCGGACCCTGTTCGAGGACGCCCGCAAGAGCGCTCCGGCGATCATCTTCATCGACGAGATCGACTCGATCGGCCGCAAGCGCGGTGCCGGCATCGGCGGCGGGCACGACGAGCGCGAGCAGACCCTCAACCAGATTCTGTCGGAAATGGACGGCTTCGAGAAGAACGCCTCGGTGATCGTGCTGGCGGCCACCAACCGCCCCGACGTGCTCGACTCGGCGCTGCTGCGCCCCGGCCGCTTCGACCGTCAGGTGACCATCGATCTGCCCAACCTCAAGGAGCGCGAGGCGATCCTCAAGGTCCACATGCGCAACAAGCCGCTGTCCAGCGGCGTGGACGTGCAGGAAATCGCCAAGAGCACCCCGTACTTCTCCGGCGCCGACCTCAAGAACGTGGTCAACGAATCGGCCCTGGAAGCGGCCCGTATCGGCAAGACCCAGATCGACATGAGCGACTTCTACCGGGCGCTCGACAAGATCACCCTGGGCCTGGAGAACTCTTCGCTGACTATCAGCGAAGCCGAGAAGAAGGCCATCGCCTACCACGAGGCCGGGCACGCCGTGACTGCCGCCGTGATTCCGGGGTCCGACAAGCTCCAGAAAGTCAGCATCATTCCGCGTGGCCGGGCGCTGGGCGCCGCGTTTTACCTGCCCGAAGAGCAGGTACTGATGAGCCAGGAGCGGCTGCAAAACCAGCTGGTCGTGGCCCTGGGCGGCCGCGCCGCCGAGGAGGTCTTTATGGGCAGCGTGACCTCGGGCGCCGCCGACGACTTCCGCAAGAGCACCAACATCGCCCGCCGGATGGTGCTGGAGTGGGGCATGGGCGAGAACTTCAAGAACATGGCCCTCACCACCGATTCGGGCCCAGTCTTCCTGGGCGAGGACATGGCCAAGCCCAAGGCCTTTTCCGAGCACACCTCGCAGCTCGTCGATGAAGACGTCAAACGCATCCTTCAGGGCGCCTACGAGCGCAGCAAGCAGCTGGTCAGCGAGTACGCCCAGGCGATGCACGACGTGGCTTCCGAGCTGCTGAGCAAGGAACTGATCACCGGCGACGTGGTGCGTGAAGCGGTGGCCCGCGTCAACCCGGACCTGCGCTCGCCAGTGTCGCTCGGCAAGAACTAA
- the minD gene encoding septum site-determining protein MinD — protein MNAKVIVVTSGKGGVGKTTTTANIGVGLAKLGEKVAVIDVDVGLRNLDVVMGLESRVVFDLIDVIEGKCRLQQALIRDKRVENLYLLPASQTRDKDALDPEVFKNAVKQLIEEEQFDRVLIDSPAGIESGFKTAAAPAQGALVVVNPEVSSVRDADRIIGLLEAQQIREINLVINRLRPKMVASGNMLSEADVLEILGVKPIGIIPEDEGILVSTNVGEPAVLGQSVAGQAFMATARRLRGEDLPFPKLEEDRGFMAALRRLFGVK, from the coding sequence ATGAATGCCAAGGTAATCGTAGTGACAAGCGGCAAGGGCGGGGTGGGGAAGACCACGACCACTGCCAATATCGGTGTGGGCCTGGCCAAGCTCGGAGAAAAAGTGGCCGTGATCGACGTGGACGTGGGCCTGCGAAACCTCGACGTGGTGATGGGCTTAGAGAGCCGCGTGGTCTTCGACCTGATCGACGTGATCGAGGGCAAATGCCGCCTTCAGCAGGCGCTGATCCGCGACAAGCGCGTCGAGAATCTCTATCTGCTGCCTGCCTCGCAGACCCGCGACAAAGACGCGCTCGACCCGGAGGTTTTCAAGAACGCGGTCAAGCAACTCATCGAGGAAGAGCAGTTCGACCGGGTGCTGATCGACTCGCCCGCCGGCATCGAATCCGGCTTCAAGACGGCGGCCGCCCCGGCCCAGGGCGCGCTGGTGGTCGTCAATCCGGAAGTTTCCAGCGTGCGCGACGCCGACCGCATCATCGGCCTCCTGGAAGCGCAGCAGATCCGTGAGATCAACTTGGTGATCAACCGCTTGCGGCCCAAGATGGTCGCCAGCGGTAACATGCTCAGTGAAGCCGACGTGCTTGAAATCCTGGGCGTCAAGCCGATCGGGATCATTCCCGAGGACGAGGGCATTCTGGTGTCCACCAACGTCGGTGAGCCGGCGGTGCTGGGGCAGTCGGTGGCCGGGCAGGCGTTCATGGCGACGGCGCGGCGCCTGCGCGGCGAGGACCTGCCGTTTCCCAAACTGGAAGAGGACCGGGGCTTCATGGCGGCGCTGCGCCGGCTGTTCGGGGTGAAGTGA
- the minE gene encoding cell division topological specificity factor MinE yields MASFLDRLGFGKRGTKETLKDRLELVLAYDRAKIAPGKVDALRQDLLEVVRKYFPTEGSNIEVEQRGDTIMLVANIPLEKDGKPGGR; encoded by the coding sequence ATGGCATCGTTTCTTGATCGGCTGGGGTTCGGCAAACGCGGCACCAAGGAAACCCTCAAAGACCGCTTGGAACTGGTGCTGGCCTACGACCGCGCCAAGATCGCGCCGGGCAAGGTGGACGCGCTGAGGCAGGACCTGCTGGAAGTGGTCAGGAAGTACTTTCCCACCGAGGGCAGCAATATCGAAGTCGAGCAGCGCGGCGACACCATCATGCTGGTCGCCAATATTCCGCTGGAAAAGGACGGCAAGCCCGGCGGGCGCTGA
- a CDS encoding SDR family oxidoreductase gives MPGLPLSHTVALVAGATRGAGRGIAVELGALGATVICTGRSSGTMPSDLNRAETIEQTAELVTAAGGRGVPIRCDHSDPPQVAGLMDRIQAEYGGLDILVNDIWGGEKLSEWGKKFWEQDLDKGRTMLERAIWTHVVTAHAALPLLRPGALIAEITDGDSWVYRGNFFYDLAKTGVMRLAHNWAAELAGDPRGITSVSLTPGFLRSEEMLDHFGVSAENWQDAALQNPDFAESETPHFVGRALACLAADPEKFRFNGKALASWTLMDEYGFSDVDGRQPHWGRWFARRGDVS, from the coding sequence ATGCCAGGCTTGCCGCTGAGCCATACCGTCGCCCTGGTCGCCGGGGCCACCCGTGGCGCGGGCCGGGGCATCGCCGTCGAACTCGGCGCGCTGGGCGCCACCGTGATCTGCACCGGGCGAAGTTCGGGCACAATGCCCAGCGATCTGAACCGTGCCGAGACCATCGAGCAGACCGCTGAACTCGTCACGGCGGCGGGCGGGCGCGGCGTGCCGATTCGCTGCGACCACAGCGACCCGCCGCAGGTGGCCGGGTTGATGGACCGCATTCAGGCGGAATACGGCGGGCTGGACATTCTGGTCAACGACATCTGGGGCGGGGAGAAACTCAGCGAGTGGGGCAAGAAGTTCTGGGAACAGGACCTTGACAAGGGCCGCACGATGCTGGAGCGCGCCATCTGGACGCATGTGGTGACGGCCCACGCCGCCTTGCCGCTGCTGCGCCCCGGCGCCCTGATCGCCGAGATCACCGACGGCGACAGCTGGGTCTACCGGGGTAACTTCTTCTACGACCTCGCCAAGACGGGGGTGATGCGCCTGGCGCACAACTGGGCCGCCGAACTGGCGGGCGACCCGCGCGGCATCACCAGCGTCTCGCTGACGCCGGGGTTTCTCCGCAGCGAGGAAATGCTCGATCATTTCGGCGTCAGCGCCGAGAACTGGCAGGACGCAGCGCTTCAGAACCCCGATTTCGCCGAATCCGAAACGCCGCACTTCGTCGGCCGGGCGCTGGCCTGTCTGGCCGCCGACCCGGAGAAATTTCGCTTCAACGGCAAGGCGCTGGCCTCCTGGACCTTAATGGACGAATACGGCTTTTCCGACGTGGACGGGCGCCAGCCCCACTGGGGGCGCTGGTTCGCTCGGCGCGGCGACGTCTCTTAA